The proteins below are encoded in one region of Peribacillus muralis:
- a CDS encoding glutamine--tRNA ligase/YqeY domain fusion protein: MENNASNFIKTIIKDDLETGKHDHIITRFPPEPNGYLHIGHAKSIILNFGVADDFNGKTNLRFDDTNPLKEDIEYVNSIKEDVKWLGYDWDNLFFASDYFDEMFKRAVLLINKGLAYVDDLNAEQIREYRGTLTEPGKDSPYRNRTVEENLDLFDRMRNGEFENGTKVLRAKIDMSSPNINLRDPVIYRISHTEHHNTGNKWCIYPMYAFAHPIEDAIEGVTHSICTLEFEDQRPLYDWIVENCEMDSKPQQYEFGRLNLTNTVMSKRKLKQLVDEGFVDGWDDPRMPTISGLRRRGYTPEAIRAFCQEIGVAKTSGVVDSQMLDHFVREDLKLKAPRTMAVLNPLKVVITNYPEGEVEWLDAEVNPEVPEMGMRKIPFSREIYIEQDDFMENPPKKYFRLFPGNEVRLKHAYFIKCEEVIKDDNGNVIELRCTYDIETKSGSGFTGRKVKGTLHWVEASQAISAEFRNYQPLILDTAAEDEEEKTFLERVNPESIEVLQGFVEPNMKDVQPQDKFQFFRHGYYNVDSKLTKSDHLVFNQIVGLKSSFKM, from the coding sequence TTGGAAAATAACGCTTCGAATTTTATTAAAACGATCATAAAAGATGATCTGGAGACCGGAAAACATGATCATATCATCACACGCTTCCCTCCTGAGCCAAATGGATATCTGCATATCGGGCATGCCAAATCCATCATTTTGAATTTTGGGGTGGCCGATGATTTCAACGGCAAAACAAACCTGCGCTTCGATGATACGAATCCATTGAAGGAAGACATCGAGTATGTTAATTCCATCAAGGAAGACGTTAAATGGCTCGGTTACGATTGGGACAATCTTTTCTTCGCTTCCGACTATTTCGATGAAATGTTCAAACGGGCTGTGCTGCTCATCAATAAAGGGTTGGCGTATGTGGACGACCTTAATGCCGAGCAAATCCGGGAATACCGCGGCACGCTGACAGAGCCTGGCAAAGACAGCCCTTACCGCAATCGTACTGTCGAGGAAAATCTTGACCTATTTGATCGGATGCGCAACGGTGAATTCGAAAACGGCACAAAGGTATTGCGTGCAAAAATCGATATGAGCTCACCCAACATCAATCTGCGCGATCCTGTCATCTATCGCATTTCCCATACCGAGCATCATAATACCGGCAATAAGTGGTGCATTTATCCGATGTATGCTTTTGCCCACCCAATAGAAGATGCCATAGAGGGAGTCACTCACTCGATTTGTACACTTGAGTTCGAGGATCAACGCCCGCTTTATGACTGGATCGTCGAAAATTGTGAAATGGACAGCAAACCGCAACAATATGAATTTGGCCGCCTTAATCTGACCAATACCGTGATGAGTAAAAGAAAGCTGAAGCAGTTAGTCGATGAAGGCTTCGTCGACGGCTGGGACGATCCTCGGATGCCTACCATATCAGGCTTACGCAGGCGCGGCTATACACCCGAGGCCATTCGTGCTTTCTGCCAAGAAATTGGTGTCGCAAAAACGAGCGGTGTCGTGGACTCCCAAATGCTCGATCATTTCGTACGGGAGGATCTTAAGCTGAAAGCTCCACGGACCATGGCTGTATTAAACCCGCTTAAAGTGGTCATCACCAATTATCCGGAAGGCGAGGTTGAATGGCTGGATGCTGAAGTCAATCCGGAAGTTCCGGAAATGGGCATGCGTAAAATCCCATTCTCTCGTGAGATATATATCGAACAAGACGACTTCATGGAAAACCCGCCGAAAAAATATTTCCGTCTTTTCCCGGGTAATGAAGTTCGTTTAAAGCACGCTTATTTCATAAAATGTGAAGAAGTGATAAAGGACGACAATGGTAATGTCATTGAGCTTCGCTGCACGTATGATATTGAAACGAAAAGCGGATCGGGCTTTACAGGCCGTAAGGTAAAAGGCACCTTGCACTGGGTTGAGGCTTCACAAGCAATTTCAGCGGAATTCCGCAACTACCAACCTTTGATCTTGGATACCGCAGCGGAAGATGAAGAAGAAAAAACATTCTTGGAGCGGGTTAATCCAGAATCGATCGAAGTTTTACAAGGCTTCGTCGAACCTAATATGAAAGACGTTCAGCCTCAGGACAAATTCCAATTCTTCAGGCATGGCTACTACAATGTCGATAGCAAGCTTACGAAATCCGATCACTTGGTATTCAACCAAATTGTCGGATTGAAAAGTTCATTCAAGATGTAA
- a CDS encoding STAS domain-containing protein — MEKVDGILYRYILDHSSMITEKWLALREKQVGSIYSVDTDAEVEKLLRKQNTLTIKTVTSALLEDKSSFIENMEQWATMVAKSRVESDTPIYEVLEALNKVRETYWDFITDHMLKDDNEIAKDTIIRWSRVINQAFDQLNREFTEQYYLLTQKRLHAQLDLITELGSPVIPIVDAMAVLPLIGEIDTYRAKEIVETTPSKCISKNISHLFIDLSGVTLLDTMVAHQVFELIRTLKLLGIQSTISGIRPEVAQTSIQLGLDFSQVLTYSTLKQALTKQGVKLTSENK; from the coding sequence ATGGAAAAAGTAGATGGGATTTTATATCGTTACATCCTTGATCATTCATCCATGATTACGGAAAAATGGCTCGCTTTAAGGGAAAAGCAGGTGGGTTCGATCTATTCCGTGGATACCGATGCAGAAGTGGAGAAGCTTCTGAGGAAACAGAACACTTTGACGATCAAGACCGTGACCAGTGCATTACTGGAGGATAAAAGTTCTTTTATTGAGAATATGGAGCAATGGGCGACAATGGTCGCGAAAAGCAGGGTTGAATCGGACACGCCAATTTACGAAGTATTGGAAGCGCTTAATAAAGTGAGGGAAACATACTGGGACTTCATCACCGACCATATGCTTAAGGATGATAATGAAATTGCGAAGGATACAATCATTCGATGGAGCCGGGTCATTAACCAAGCTTTCGATCAATTGAACCGTGAGTTCACTGAGCAGTACTATCTGTTGACCCAAAAACGGCTGCATGCTCAACTTGATTTAATCACTGAATTAGGCTCACCTGTCATCCCGATCGTTGATGCCATGGCGGTGTTGCCTTTGATAGGGGAAATCGATACTTATCGGGCAAAGGAAATCGTGGAAACGACTCCAAGCAAATGCATCAGCAAAAATATTTCTCACCTATTCATCGATTTATCAGGGGTCACACTCCTGGATACGATGGTTGCCCACCAAGTATTTGAATTGATCCGTACCCTTAAATTGTTAGGCATACAATCGACCATTTCCGGAATACGTCCGGAGGTTGCTCAAACGTCGATCCAGCTTGGCCTCGATTTCAGCCAGGTTTTGACCTATAGCACACTAAAGCAGGCCCTTACCAAGCAAGGGGTCAAACTTACGAGCGAAAATAAGTAA